A region of the Desulfobacterales bacterium genome:
TGTGTTATTAAAAAAAATTATTACTCTGAAGAAGATGTAATTTAGAATTTTATTAAAGGCTTTGTTTTTAAGGCAAAGCCTTTTATTTATTTTTTTAAAGATTATCCTTTATTGCTCTTCCAGCCTCCAATAAGATGCAGATGAATATGAAAAACTTCTTGCCCCCCTCCTTTTTCGACATTAAAAAATAGTTTGTAACCGGATTCCGAAACTCCTTGCTGTTTAGCAATATCTTTGGCAACCATAATCATTTTGCTTATAATTTCTTTATCATCATCTTTAAGATCATTTACACTTCGTATGTGTTTTGTTGGAACTATTAAAAGATGAACAGGAGCTATAGGCTTAATGTCCTTAAATACTACTATGGATTCATCTTTGTACAAAAAATTTGCGGGTATTTCCCCTTTAGCAATTTTACAAAAAA
Encoded here:
- a CDS encoding histidine triad nucleotide-binding protein: MENDCIFCKIAKGEIPANFLYKDESIVVFKDIKPIAPVHLLIVPTKHIRSVNDLKDDDKEIISKMIMVAKDIAKQQGVSESGYKLFFNVEKGGGQEVFHIHLHLIGGWKSNKG